AAAGTAAACGGCCAGGTAGAGGAGCGCGAGTTTGAAACCTTTACCTGGGAGAAGTTAGATTACGTGGATAGAATCAAAGCTTCCTTCAATCTGTAATCTTACCAATTCCCAGTAAATAAAAAGAGCCTCCATGGAGGCTCTTTTTATTTACTGGGATCTTGAACTGGCCCTTAGTAAGTAGCCAGTTTGTCTTTATGTTTGATCAATTGCTTCTTCATGTCTTCTACCGCCTTGTCTGTGGCCGTCTCAAAAGAGTTGGCTTCTTCTTTACAGAACAGGGTGGCTCCAGGCACAAATAACTTAATCTCCACTAATTTATTGTCATGCGCTTCTGGTTTCTGCACACGCAGGATCACTTCGCCGCTTATAATCCGGTCAAAAAAGGTATCTAACTTGTCTAGTTTTCTTTGCAGGAAATCTAACAGGCTTTGGTCTGCGGTGAAATGTACAGATTGAATTTGCAGTTTCATAGTTTACTTCTTTAGGGTGATACGAATTAAGCTTTGGGATGAGCTTTCTCAAAGACGGCTTTGAGTTTCTCAATAGAATTATGAGTATAGACCTGGGTTGCCGCCAGACTGGCGTGCCCAAGCAAATCTTTAATGGCCCCCAAGTCTGCCCCACGGTTCAATAGATGCGTGGCAAAGGAATGGCGAAGCACGTGCGGGCTATTCTTCTGGGCGGTAGACACGGTGCTCATATACTTCTTTACCACGCGGTATACGTACTTTGGGTAGAGGGGAGCCTCTTTATCCGTAACGAAGAGAAATGGAGAA
This Rufibacter radiotolerans DNA region includes the following protein-coding sequences:
- the hpf gene encoding ribosome hibernation-promoting factor, HPF/YfiA family gives rise to the protein MKLQIQSVHFTADQSLLDFLQRKLDKLDTFFDRIISGEVILRVQKPEAHDNKLVEIKLFVPGATLFCKEEANSFETATDKAVEDMKKQLIKHKDKLATY